Within the Trichoderma breve strain T069 chromosome 3, whole genome shotgun sequence genome, the region AGCGAGATTCAGAAGGGGAGGGGTTGGTGGATGCTGTGTGTGGGTAGACAAGAAAAACAGATAGAGAATGCGAGGAGGAAGCGTTGCCATCGAGAGCCACTTGCTGGCAAGTTTAGCTTGTGAAAGGGGACGTCTGTCAAGGATGACCCGTGCTCCCTTCTCTCAAGGTGTGATGGAGAAAGGTACATGTGATCAtgggtcaaggtcaaggccagagaggggggagagaaagctCCTCATGCTATCCATGATCCATGGAGGTAAATGTTGAACCAGATTGGATAGCAAGACAGGAGGCTTGCTGCGTGCggggaaaacaagaaaggAACATCTCCGATGTGTGGTACGGTGCCTGCTGGATCTTCATAGTGCGGCGAGGGACCTGCCAATGGGCATCGTGGGAGAAAGTGATGTGTCGTGCTCCATGTCGGTCAGGTAATGCGGCAAAAGCCAGGAGTCGTTGCGAGGACGGAGGGTGAAGGAGGCTCACAGGCCACTTGCCAACGAGCGCCTTGCATAAGCGCGTTCTCGCCCAAAGTCCGTTGATTTCTGACAGGTAGTTTCGTATGATTCCTTTAGCCATTGACGCAAACGATCCCAGCTTCCGCAACAAGCcagcggaggaggagaagcgagtGACATGCGTCCCATCAGTGGCCTTGGGTACTAACCACCGAGCGCCCACGCGTGGTGGAGCAGTCGCTGGGACAAACGggtttttttcctttccgtGTGACAAGAGAAACCAGCGCGGTCAGGAACCACGAGGCCTTGTCTGCTTTGGGGGAAGTCGGCCCAATGGACAGCAGATGGCTACCTGGAGGTGGCGCGGCACGGGGCGAGCGGGTGATTTGATTTTCAGACGAAATGCTCTTCCAACACCATTTCGTCGTGAGAGGCTAGACAGCTGGGGTCCTGACCCGCTTTCTCTCGTAGCTGATTGCCCCCCCTGTTCGAGGCCGGCGCGTAATAAAGGCTTCTCGATGGACGGGCCGTTTTGTGGTGGCCCAGGCCGGCGCGACAATTTCGAGCAATCGGAGCCGAGATGGCGAGTCTCGCATTTCCATTGGCTGGCCAGGTCAGGAGCTAGCAGCCCAGATCTAGAATGCTCGGTGTGGTGTGGTCTTGGGTTGCAAATTGCGCCGGTCATGATAACCCTGTCGGGATGGCCATGTTCGACTTCTCATCGAATGGAGCTACCTATCTACTAGATAGACTCCGAGGGCGTCGGCCAGGCAGGAGTGTGTGCACAATGTAGATTGTATTTGTGCCACAGATGGGGAATGCGGCATCCGGCTAAGGCACGGTCCGTCCAGAGAGAGACCCTGTTTTGAAAGCTCACTCGCTGGAGGCAAGGGGGGTGGGAAGGTCCAGtgactttgagaagatgcGAGATGACGAGTAGAATCAACAATGATCAGGGATCGGAAGGGAAGGGCCAAGACGATTCATCAGTACAACAAGGAAATTTGCGTATCTTACCTGTCGAGAGGACCATTAAGCCCCGCAATACGCCATGGCCCATCAATGGCCGCAGTCTGTAACAATGATATGAAGCCACCCAGCCAGGGtttcctctcctccagctcaatCAGATTCCCAAAACACGCCCAGAGCTTGAAGCtaagtacaggtactttggCCCCGAGGTTCGTATccgttgatggtggtggttgcTTGTCGTTGTGAGCGTCTTCTGCGGCTTCCTCATCGAGATGAAGCGCCGTTCTGGGAGGTAGCGATATGGAGTCCGCCAAGGTGCCGGCCATGAGCCGAAGagcgttgaagaagaggatgcccAAGTGAATAATCAACACAAAGACCCCTTGGACCGTCCACTTTGGAGACTTGGCCGCATCCTGACCAAGGTCCGGTGATCGGTCCTTCCCAGACACGATCCTTGCCTTTGTCCTATCTTTCTGTTCGCCCAACGACCTTGCGGCGATACAGATGGCCTCGTAgagcagccatggctggGATGCTTTGCCCGCGATGATATTGCCAATGATTAACTCCGAGAATATTTGTTCCACAAGGGCCGTTAGGCAGGGGTTCTCCAAATCTTCAGTAGGGAGCAGGATGGCTAGAACACCTTGGACCAGCAACTGGCGATAGGTCGCCTCGTTCTCTCGTTGTAGCTCCACAGCCGTGTTATCATCCAAGCGAGGCACGGGGGAAAGGAACGGCAAGGGGAAAATGGAGTGGTAAACCTCTCGGGGATCAGCATCAACCGATGATTGCAAAGCAGATCGAGAGGCCACGCGGCGAGCTGGGACCCAGTCAGTGGCAGATCCAAAGCGTAGGGCAATGCCACACCACTACTAGCCTGTAGCATGTCTATCGAGCAGGTCTGGTATTTCATCCAGGAGCAGACTCTCGAGATCCAACTTCCTAAACCTCTGCTCCAGCGCCGTGGTGCAGTGTGCAATGATACGCAGAATCTCAGGCACAAACGTCTCGTCGGCAGTGATCTTGCTATACCAGCTCTGTACAAACTCCCGCATAATTATAGCGAGGAAGGCGTAGAGCTGCAGGTCGACATCATTGCGGCTCGtgagcggcggcagcagcaggtccTGGATGGCGGGCTGGGCATCTCGGCCTTTGTCTCCCAGTTGCTGCGGGCACAGCGTCCGGCGGATGAGGTTCAGCGTTGCCCGATCAGACAGCGGGTCTATCGGCACGGCACGGGTGCTCCGGCGATCTGCGGTGCCGGCTTCGGGAGGCGgagaggcggcggcatgTTTTGGCCTCGTTGAGGCTCTGTGAgcgagaggagggggagctggagctgaagctgaagcggaggcggaggcggctaTCATGGCCGGCGAGTCGAGCGGCGTCGTCGCAGGATCATTGCGCGCAAGAGGCGGGGAGACGCAGAGGCGGAGAGGCGATGACGGAGAGAAACAGAAGGCAGCGGAACTGCACGGAACTGGACAGAGGAGGCTGGTCGTCAAGGTAAAGTTGGGTCGCCTGTTGGGTCGCAGGTCTGGGATATGCAGGCATGCAGTTCGATGTTTGGCCTTGAATTGGCTTGGGCTGGGCTGCACCGTGCGCTGCAGGTCACCCCGCACGTGCGTCAAGTGGGTTCATGTCGTTTTGGATTAGGCGCTGTGGCGAGCTGTTTCAGCGGGAATCTGCAGTAATACAGGGCTCTTAGATAGGTGCTGCAGCAGTCAGCTTAGTCTGGACCTCATAAAGCCTGCATATCCGAGACCAGACAAGTTGAGATAAAAGGAACTATACAGTATCTCGAGGGATTTGATGACTTTGAAACAAACCaatttttttatctcttCCTTTTTAAACGCCTCTTAGATATATAGTACATTGGAGAGGTGCATCTATGCATACAGTATAGCCGTACAATGGTGGTGGATGGTTTACACTCTTTCAGCATGGCGTCTGGCACAAGCCTGCGCCATCGAAACCCACCTACTTCTTTGggttttcttcctcttctctatAGGTCCCTCGTGGTCGTCTCATATCTGTCAAGTTTGTTAGCCGGCCTGAAATGGAAAAGCATTATGCAATCATCGTCAAAACGAACCTCTTTCCTCGGAACGCCCAAACACCCCAGTTGCCACAGCTGATATCCTGAGGGTCCATGTCATCAAGGTCCCATCGCAGACTCCGGAATTTGTTCTCTCCAGGCTCTAACAGGATGTCAAACTCCCCTcctgatttcttcttcacccaTTCGACGTCACGATCCAAGTCGACCTGAGTATATCCAGTGCTGATAATTGGCACCTTGGTCTCCAGCAGCAAGGGCAGAGTTTCTTCCCAGTCGTGGCTGCTTGCAGGATGGCCAAGACCTGGGTGGAAGAGCATGAAGCAATCAAAGTAGGGATCATAAGGCGCAAAGTGACCCGTCTTGTGAATGGTGTGGTAATAATCCACAATGGTGCTAATCTTCATGTTGTACCACACTCGGTCTTCAACTATGGTGCCAAAGGGGTTCGACGGCGTGCGTTCTGGCAGTGGGAATTCGTCGTCACGGTTTGCCATGCTCTCCGGTCCGATAAAGATAAGGTGCAGTCGTGATTCTGGGAATAGATGGGCCAGCTGCACCCATACAGGTCGTGGCAGCGATGATTCGGCTCGAGCACCGAGAATAAATATTCTCACTGGCGGGGGTTCTGGGCGAAGTTGGTTGATGCCAGCGCCACGGCCAGACCTTGGTATATGCAGGTTATATCTCAAAGCTAGAATCCCAATACCACATTAGTCCAATATGCAGTCCGCGGCTCGGTTCGCTCCCACTTACCACTAAAGCTCTTCAGTCCCTCCACCGTCAAACGGCCTCCGTTTTGGATATTGTAGGGGCTTAATTCATGAAGAACACTGCCAATGGTAATCGGATACGTGAGGAGTCGAGTGATTTGTCTCATTGAGCGGTCCGAGTCAACCGCCTCGAACTCTCGAGTGTACATAAAAGTGTCCCAATTTGTCATGTTGACCGCAGCATTCTCCATCTGAAGGTCGGGGAGGTTGCCTTCGTGAAACACTCGTCCGGATCGTAGATCGTGGTCGTCTTCGTTGATTTGGCGGAGAGTATCGCAGATCTTCAGGTGATTCTCATAATCATCCATCCAGTGCTCTTTGCTGCAGTACACTGCAATGCCACAATCGGGGCACTCGAAATCCACGTTCGCAGGCGGCATATCGCCACCAGTGGCCGGAGCAGCGTCGTCAACCGCCGAAGCGTCGAGGGGAACTCTAGCATGCTTGTGGTCTGGGTGAGGGCAGTATGCATGCTGTTTCATAAAGGCAGCTCGGCGACGGAATTCGGGAACTGGCGATTCAGAAAATGGATGGAAAAGGTCATCGGGGTTCAAGCGAAGTGTAGATACCGGCGACTTCCCAGCTGCAGAAGCCTCGGAAGCTGCGTTCGCGCTGGATGTAAACTCCCGCGCAGTGGTCAACTTGGATCCCGCAATCGTACGTTTGGCGTCTTGCGACTTGCACGAATGCACGCTCCGTATTGACACTTGCGCCCACGGCTTCAATGCGCCTCGCACAGCTGTTTGCCTCCGCAAAGATGCTGAGCAACGCCCACACAGGCTGTGAGCCGCTCGACGTAGAGCCGGCTCCATTGTAATGCCTGATTGACTCGAATTGACGTTGAAAATGATCCCCCGCTATGCCTCTCTCGCCAGTATAAAAAGATGGATTGAATGGGCGCAATTTGCAAGGAGCTCGGACCACCCTCGCACCACCGCCGCATTATAGTTCCTCCATTCTTCCGGCCCTTTTCCAAACTTTTAGCATCAAATCTCAAGCAGAGCTCCGCCTGTTGATTTTCCACACAACAACCGCTTCCCAACGCGACTGAGCTGCTCAATCGGCCATTCAAGCTTCTGAAAAGCCGCGCAGGCTTGACTGCGCCCAGTCAGGAACATGGCGACCACTTCTAACATGTTCCTTTACTCGCTGACGATCCAGCCGCCAACCAATGTCGTCCAAGCGGTTCTGGGTCAGTTCGCGGGCACCAAGGAGcagctcatcatcacggGTGCTGGGTCACGGTTGGCTCTCTTACGGCCTGACCCGTCCCAGGGAAAGGTCATCACACTATTGTCTCATGACATCTTCGGCATTATCAGGTCTTTGGCCGCCTTTCGCCTAGCCGGCAGCAATAAGGGTGAGTTACTCAGCTCCCATTATTTTTTGGAGGGGCCACATAGTGATGGtgaagataaaaaaaagctttacAACGCACCCTACCAGACAAACACCCCCTTATAGAGCGGGGGGTTGTTACTATTTCGCGACCAATGGGCTAATATCATGTTCCAGACTACTTAATCTTAGCAACTGACTCTGGTCGGATCACGATTATTGAGTATCTTCCGAAAGAGAATCGATTCCACAAGCTGCATCTGGAGACTTTTGGAAAGTCTGGCGTGCGGAGAGTTATTCCTGGAGAATATCTCGCTTGTGACCCCAAGGGGCGCGCGTGTCTCATTGCATCCATTGAGAAGAACAAGCTCGTATACGTGCTCAATCGAAACTCCCAGGCAGAGCTCACCATCTCCTCGCCCCTCGAGGCTCACAAGCCTGGAGTCTTAGTCATTTCCATGGTAGCACTCGATGTTGGATATGCCAACCCCGTGTTTGCTGCTCTAGAGATGGACTATACTGAGGCGGATCAAGATGCTACAGGAGAAGCTTTGCGAGAGCTGGAAACTCAGCTGGTCTACTATGAGCTTGATCTCGGTCTCAATCACGTTGTGAGAAAGTGGTCAGAGCCTGTAGACTCAACTGCCTCGCTGCTATTCCAGGTACCTGGTGGCAATGATGGGCCCAGTGGCGTCCTGGTGTGTGGCGAGGAAAACATCACATACCGCCATTCCAACCAAGAGGCTTTCCGAGTGCCAATTCCccgccgacgaggagcaACGGAGGATCCGTCCAGAAAGCGCACCATCATCTCTGGTGTCATGCACAAGCTCAAGGGCAGCGCTGgcgctttcttcttcctacTCCAGACCGAGGACGGTGACATGTTCAAGGTTACAATCGACATGGTagaggacgaagaaggcAACACTACAGGTGAAGTCAGAAGGCTCAAAATCAAGTATTTCGATACAGTCCCAGCTGCAGCTAGTCTCTGTATTTTGAAGAGCGGCTTCCTCTATGTTGCCAGCCAGTTCGGAAACTTCTCCTTCTACCAATTCGAAAAACTtggagacgatgacgaagagtTGGAGTTTACCAGCGACGACTTCCCTGTCGATGCACAGGCTTCGTATAATCCCGTCTACTTCTATCCCCGGCCATTGGAAAATCTGGTCCTCGTTGAGAGCATTCCTTCCATGAACCCTCTTCTTGACTGCAAGGTTGCCAACTTGACCAACGAGGATGCGCCTCAGATTTATACCATTTGTGGCAACGGTGCTCGAAGCACATTCCGGACACTGAAGCACGGACTTGAGATTAATGAAATCGTGTCCTCTGAGCTGCCCGGCATCCCATCTGCTGTTTGGACGCTGAAGCTGAATCGAACTGCACAGTATGATGCCTACATTGTCCTCTCCTTTACTAACGGGACTCTTGTCCTCAGTATCGGAGAGACGGTGGAAGAAGTCAGCGACTCTGGCTTTCTTACCAGTGTCCCAACTCTGGCTGCCCAGCTGCTCGGTGATGACGGTCTGATTCAAGTCCACCCCAAGGGTATTAGGCATATCCGTAATGGGCAAGTTAACCAGTGGGACGCTCCACAGCACCGGTCTATCGTGGCCGCTTCAACCAACGCCCACCAAGTAGCTATTGCCCTAAGCTCTGGTGAAATTGTCTATTtcgagatggatgatgacggtTCACTGGCAGAATACgacgagaagaaagaaatgtTCGGAACAGTTACGTGCCTAAGCCTGGGCGAAGTTCCTGAAGGCAGATTGCGAAGTTCTTTCCTTGCAGTTGGCTGTGACGACTGCACAGTCCGTATTTTGAGCCTTGACCCAGAGTCTACTCTTGAAAACAAGTCAGTGCAAGCACTGACAGCAGCGCCCACCtccctcgccatcatttccATGGAAGACTCGTCATCAGGCGGCTCCACCCTCTACCTACACATCGGCCTCTACTCAGGCGTCTACTTGCGGACTGTCTTGGATGAAGTTACTGGCGAATTAACAGACACGCGACAGAAGTTTCTGGGGCCGAAGCAAGTGAGACTATTCCAGGTAACGGTCCAGGGAAGGACTTGTGTACTTGGTCTAAGCTCTCGACCATGGCTGGGATATGCTGatcccatcaccaagacCTTTGTCGTCACTCCCCTCAACTATGTTGATCTGGAATGGGGCTGGAATTTTACAAGCGAGCAGTGCGAGGAAGGCGTCGTGGGTATTCAAGGACAAACTCTACGGTAAGTAATTGAcgtctctttctcctttatCCTGTCGTGCCATATGATGAAAAATATGGGATCCAAGCCTGCGGGCTATGAGGTTCTTATTACGcattttttttccaattgTTCCTACTGAAAGGCACTCGATCatctgtttttgttttgataTCATGAAACCTACCATtgcagatgctgatgattaCTAGGATTTTCTCTGTCGACCGACTTGGCGACACACTCATCCAGAGTTCAATTCCCTTGACTTACACGcccaagaagatggtgaagcaTCCAGATCATCCTCTTTTCTATGTGATTGAGGCGGATAATCACACTCTTGCTCCTGAGCTCTGCGCCAAATTGCTTGCAGACCCAGCCCGTGTCAATGGGGACACCAAGGTTCTTCCACCAGAAGAATTTGGGCACCCCAGAGGCAACCGACGCTGGGCCTCGTGTATCAGCGTCGTTGACCCTCAAGCCGAAGATGGTCAAGTTCTGCAAAGAATAGACCtagaggagaatgaggccGCAGTCAGTGTGGCCATCGTGACGTTTGCCAGTCAGGAGAACGAAACCTTCCTGGTCGTTGGAACCGGGAAAGATATGGTCGTGAACCCTCGCAGTTTTTCTGATGCATTCGTCCATATCTACCGGTTTGAGAACGACGGCAGGGGTCTAGTATTCATCCACAAAACCAAGGTCGAAGAGCCTCCTATGGCCATGATACCTTTCCAAGGACGAGTGTTAGTGGGCATTGGAAAGACACTCCGCATATACGATCTCGGTATGCGGCAGCTGCTACGAAAGGCCCAAGCCGAAGTCGCACCACAGCAGATCATCTCTCTAAGTACTCAAGGTAACCGAATTGTTGTTGGAGACGTGCAGCAAGGCATAACCTACGCTGTCTACAAGCAGTCAACAAACAAACTCATTCCTTTCGTGGACGACACCGTCGCCAGATGGACGACTTGCACAACGATGGTAGATTATGAGACGGTTGCCGGTGGAGACAAATTtggcaacatcttcatcgtgCGCTCTCCACAGAAGGCCAGTGAAGAGGCCGATGAGGAGCAAGCAGGACTCCATCTACTCAACGCCAGAGATTACCTTCACGGAACCTCTCATCGCCTGGATCTGATGTGCCACCTCTTCACTCAGGACATTCCAACGAGCATTGCCAAAACCAGCTTGGTAGTTGGAGGGCAGGACGTCCTGTTGTGGAGCGGACTTATGGGCACTATTGGTGTTTTGATTCCGTTTGTTACGCGAGAAGATACAGACTTCTTCCAAAGTCTAGAACAGCATATGAGGGCCGAGGATCCTCCTCTGGCAGGCCGAGACCACCTAATGTACCGCAGCTACTATGCACCCATGAAGGGCATCATTGACGGCGATCTCTGCGAGAGATATGCTCTGCTTCCAAATGATAAGAAGCAAATGATTGCAGGGGAGCTGGACCGCTCTGTCCGAGAAATTGAGCGGAAAATATCGGTAAGGACCTACCTCTCCGCCTACACCATACCGTATCACGGCATAACACAAGCTAACATTTCATACTTAGGACATCCGAACTCGGTCTGCCTTTTAAGAGCCTtgtttttacttttactttaattttatcATGTGGAATATATGGCAATGAATGGTGTAACTAAGTAGGTTTCAGGGATGATGGCGTTACATACAGGATGATATATGCCCAATAGGCTAGGCAGAAGGCATCCAAGACGATGCTCGTGCAGATTTTGCACGTTTACATGAAATACGAAATTCTAATGTCCCAAATTctccaaaagcaaagaaagcaAATATGCGCCAGAAAACCAGCTGTGACGGGTTTACAGGCCCCTCCAAAACAACCCACGACTCTTGACCTTGTTGGCCTCGGCATTTCTCCCTCGCTGGTTTGGATGAGTCCTCTCCCAGGCTTCATCATCCATGTAAGCGACGATGGCAGCATCGATATCATAACCGGCCTGTTCCATATACAGCAGAGCGTAATCATAGTCGGCAACTTTGCAAAGTGTCATGAAGCGCCGGATTTTCCCCTTTCtcagctcctcttcctcgccctcgACTGGCCGAGGAGACAGGCTGACGCCGCCCTTGTAAAACTCGCCGGGGATCAGGATCGTCTTTCGGCCGACTAGCAGGTGATCACTTGTGAGGTTGTTTCGCCGTCGCAACGCCGCGGGCGGGACGCCATACCGCAGCGACAGCGACTGGACGGTGTCGTGGTCATGGTCCAGGAAATGGAGTGTGTCGTCTAGGGCAGCTTTCTCATCGAACTCGGGCGTGCTGCTTTTGTTGTTCTTGGCTGGTGGCGCATCATCTACAGATTTGTACGGTGGCGGGGGAGCAGAAGCCGGGATGGATCTGGACCCTAGACTTGGGACCGAGGTGTACAAAGGAGGATCCCGAAGGCCTTGCGGTAACGGCGAGGGCGTGCTTGATACTTGGCAGAATGGACAGTAGGATGCAAAGCGCGGATAGCTCTAAAAGACATTTGCGCGGATTAGCAACAGATTTCGGGGAACTGGTATAAACGCTGTATCATGCAGATAAGAAGACTTCAAGCTGTGTGGCTAACCTGTATACACTTTGCGCAGATAACTCGGGAACAGCACTCTACTCTCCGGTCCTGCGGGAAAGATGCGGCGTCTTGCGAATATGGAGGCGACGAGGCAAGGCTGCCTGTGCAGGTACTGCAGTATTCCATGATATTCCTACTACACCTAGTAGTTGCGAGATGTACAGAAGCAGAGGttggaactggaactggaggTAGAAATAGACCTGAGGTTTGTCCTCGTGACAGGCATGAGAGAGGCACGAACTTCGGTCTTGTGGTTTTAGTTATCTCAGACACCTGCCCTGCTATCTACTAACCTACTAAGGCTGAATAACATAGAGTGCTTAGTAGGTTGTATTAATAGGTGAGTTTAATCGCCGCTTTTGGATTACATACTCGAGTTGGCCGTGGGAGAGACAACATGGGGGGCCAATCACGTCATGGCCGATGGCAAGCTGCTTGTTCTGGTTGTTTGTCGCCACATGGGGGGAGATGCTACTAGAAAAGGCGCCAGAGCTGGAGGTTTTGGTTTCTCATTAGCGGGAGAATATCGAGATTGGACTGTCCAGTTTGCTGTAATGAATGCGTCTGTGGCTAAACTGAGTTGCTGAGCTACCTCGCACTTTACAGGTTACCCGGGACCTGTCAAAATTGTCAAAAATTGTTAAAATGGATTGGATCCAGAGATAAATTGCGGAGCCGCCTGGCGCGCGTCTATTTGGTGCTCCGGTTCGGTACTTGGTCAACGCGCCGAcagcttggcagcttttgttctttttcttccattttcaTTACCACGAACTCTCGAATTGGAATTGCATGTAGTGACTGCTCTGTTCCTCTACGCACGCCTTTGGTCTTCATACATACCTATCACTTGCCTCTATACCGCAGAATTTCAAAGTCAACCGAGGCGATGAATAAACCAAAGCTGGCCTTCGGGCTCAACCTGACGAAAAAGCCTGGCGCATCCAAGCCAATGCCCTCGAGATCGAAACCCATGTTTGGTAATCACGACGATGATTCAGAAGATGAAGGGACTACCAAAGACTCCAatattgaagaaattggagGCGATTTGGATGATTTCTCGTCTGCCCCAGCTCAAGCACCGTCAGACTCTTCGAGGGGCCCCAAATCAAAAAAGGGTCTCATAAATGAACCACCAAAACTAAAATCAAAACCTCAAACAAGTACAATGTTTGGCGATCTCTCCAGCACACTCGCCTCGCGCAAAAATGCCGAGGCAGCCACCGAACTGGACGCCAGCGTCTACGAGTACGACTCCATATACGATTCCATGAAGCCTCAGAAAAACAAGtccaaggaagatgaagaacgAAAACCGAAATACATGAAGAACCTGATGCGCGCGGCTGACGTGCGGAAACGAGACCAGCTGATtgccgaggagaagaagattgcgcGGGAGCGCGAAGCCGAGGGAGACGAGTTCGCCGACAAGGAGAAGTTTGTGACAGAGGCATACAAGAAACAGCAggaggagaacaagaaattggaggaagaggagcggaggaaagaagaggaggaggcgaagaagaatGAGGGCACTGGCATGGCGTCTTTCTACCGGAAGCTACTGGACAAGGAGCAGGAGAGACATGCGGAGACTGTTCGGGCCGCGGAGGAAATGGCCAAGAGAGGTCCTACAGAGGCAAACGGaggggatggaggagaggccGATGATGATAAGGAAAAGGAATACGCCAAGGCGGCGCAGGAGCTCAATGAGAAGGGCGCTTCCATCTCCGTCAACGAGGACGGCCAAGTCGTCGACAAGCGACAACTTCTCAAGGGCGGCCTCAACGTCGGCGCAAAGAAGCAAGTAGAGGCGCAGCGAGAAGCCGAACGACCGGTGGAGCGGGAGCGCCGGGAAATCACAgggcagcagctcggccGGAAACAGGCCATGAGGGAGCGGCAGTCGCGGATGCTGGCGGAACAGCTGGAGGCTTCGCTGAAGCGCACGCGGGAGGCAGAGGAAGTTAAGAGGGAGGAGGCCGAGCGGGCGGCCAAGACGCGCAAGACGGAGGGGGAGATTATGGGGGCCAAGGAGAGATATCTGGCGAGAaagaaggcggcggaggaggagaagaagaagaaggctgctggGGCTGCGGCGGAGTGATggtgtggatgatgatgtataTACACACACTTACATATAGATACCCAAAACGAAATGTAATGATACACGAGTCGCAAGGCAATTCAA harbors:
- a CDS encoding PXA domain-containing protein encodes the protein MIAASASASASAPAPPPLAHRASTRPKHAAASPPPEAGTADRRSTRAVPIDPLSDRATLNLIRRTLCPQQLGDKGRDAQPAIQDLLLPPLTSRNDVDLQLYAFLAIIMREFVQSWYSKITADETFVPEILRIIAHCTTALEQRFRKLDLESLLLDEIPDLLDRHATARRVASRSALQSSVDADPREVYHSIFPLPFLSPVPRLDDNTAVELQRENEATYRQLLVQGVLAILLPTEDLENPCLTALVEQIFSELIIGNIIAGKASQPWLLYEAICIAARSLGEQKDRTKARIVSGKDRSPDLGQDAAKSPKWTVQGVFVLIIHLGILFFNALRLMAGTLADSISLPPRTALHLDEEAAEDAHNDKQPPPSTDTNLGAKVPVLSFKLWACFGNLIELEERKPWLGGFISLLQTAAIDGPWRIAGLNGPLDRLLSHHIQSLFDSSHLPPILRSLRGALFPNNSPGTSTLVAPQSERELLALRRRAASAISDLLPASVTRVYFGRRHWRLGGLFGPGDDAGSPSAAIDEDDDERILDELESLLDVVGDEYCNKHLMYSALELVLVRLMPELSDKGVVELRQDRLG
- a CDS encoding zinc-finger of mitochondrial splicing suppressor 51 domain-containing protein is translated as MEPALRRAAHSLCGRCSASLRRQTAVRGALKPWAQVSIRSVHSCKSQDAKPGKSPVSTLRLNPDDLFHPFSESPVPEFHHKHARVPLDASAVDDAAPATGGDMPPANVDFECPDCGIAVYCSKEHWMDDYENHLKICDTLRQINEDDHDLRSGRVFHEGNLPDLQMENAAVNMTNWDTFMYTREFEAVDSDRSMRQITRLLTYPITIGSVLHELSPYNIQNGGRLTVEGLKSFSALRYNLHIPRSGRGAGINQLRPEPPPVRIFILGARAESSLPRPVWVQLAHLFPESRLHLIFIGPESMANRDDEFPLPERTPSNPFGTIVEDRVWYNMKISTIVDYYHTIHKTGHFAPYDPYFDCFMLFHPGLGHPASSHDWEETLPLLLETKVPIISTGYTQVDLDRDVEWVKKKSGGEFDILLEPGENKFRSLRWDLDDMDPQDISCGNWGVWAFRGKRYETTTRDL
- a CDS encoding mono-functional DNA-alkylating methyl methanesulfonate n-term domain-containing protein, encoding MATTSNMFLYSLTIQPPTNVVQAVLGQFAGTKEQLIITGAGSRLALLRPDPSQGKVITLLSHDIFGIIRSLAAFRLAGSNKDYLILATDSGRITIIEYLPKENRFHKLHLETFGKSGVRRVIPGEYLACDPKGRACLIASIEKNKLVYVLNRNSQAELTISSPLEAHKPGVLVISMVALDVGYANPVFAALEMDYTEADQDATGEALRELETQLVYYELDLGLNHVVRKWSEPVDSTASLLFQVPGGNDGPSGVLVCGEENITYRHSNQEAFRVPIPRRRGATEDPSRKRTIISGVMHKLKGSAGAFFFLLQTEDGDMFKVTIDMVEDEEGNTTGEVRRLKIKYFDTVPAAASLCILKSGFLYVASQFGNFSFYQFEKLGDDDEELEFTSDDFPVDAQASYNPVYFYPRPLENLVLVESIPSMNPLLDCKVANLTNEDAPQIYTICGNGARSTFRTLKHGLEINEIVSSELPGIPSAVWTLKLNRTAHIGETVEEVSDSGFLTSVPTLAAQLLGDDGLIQVHPKGIRHIRNGQVNQWDAPQHRSIVAASTNAHQVAIALSSGEIVYFEMDDDGSLAEYDEKKEMFGTVTCLSLGEVPEGRLRSSFLAVGCDDCTVRILSLDPESTLENKSVQALTAAPTSLAIISMEDSSSGGSTLYLHIGLYSGVYLRTVLDEVTGELTDTRQKFLGPKQVRLFQVTVQGRTCVLGLSSRPWLGYADPITKTFVVTPLNYVDLEWGWNFTSEQCEEGVVGIQGQTLRIFSVDRLGDTLIQSSIPLTYTPKKMVKHPDHPLFYVIEADNHTLAPELCAKLLADPARVNGDTKVLPPEEFGHPRGNRRWASCISVVDPQAEDGQVLQRIDLEENEAAVSVAIVTFASQENETFLVVGTGKDMVVNPRSFSDAFVHIYRFENDGRGLVFIHKTKVEEPPMAMIPFQGRVLVGIGKTLRIYDLGMRQLLRKAQAEVAPQQIISLSTQGNRIVVGDVQQGITYAVYKQSTNKLIPFVDDTVARWTTCTTMVDYETVAGGDKFGNIFIVRSPQKASEEADEEQAGLHLLNARDYLHGTSHRLDLMCHLFTQDIPTSIAKTSLVVGGQDVLLWSGLMGTIGVLIPFVTREDTDFFQSLEQHMRAEDPPLAGRDHLMYRSYYAPMKGIIDGDLCERYALLPNDKKQMIAGELDRSVREIERKISDIRTRSAF
- a CDS encoding coiled-coil domain-containing protein 55 (DUF2040) domain-containing protein; translation: MNKPKLAFGLNLTKKPGASKPMPSRSKPMFGNHDDDSEDEGTTKDSNIEEIGGDLDDFSSAPAQAPSDSSRGPKSKKGLINEPPKLKSKPQTSTMFGDLSSTLASRKNAEAATELDASVYEYDSIYDSMKPQKNKSKEDEERKPKYMKNLMRAADVRKRDQLIAEEKKIAREREAEGDEFADKEKFVTEAYKKQQEENKKLEEEERRKEEEEAKKNEGTGMASFYRKLLDKEQERHAETVRAAEEMAKRGPTEANGGDGGEADDDKEKEYAKAAQELNEKGASISVNEDGQVVDKRQLLKGGLNVGAKKQVEAQREAERPVERERREITGQQLGRKQAMRERQSRMLAEQLEASLKRTREAEEVKREEAERAAKTRKTEGEIMGAKERYLARKKAAEEEKKKKAAGAAAE